Proteins from one Amycolatopsis benzoatilytica AK 16/65 genomic window:
- a CDS encoding response regulator transcription factor: MLNGQGDFEVVGQCGAVQEALGALPDADGVVAVVSELGDDFATFRRLGARVKVITFAEIGSDFRPVDIVTLNARAVLPPTTTPDELVHAIRVVAAGDIVLMPVEVHRQVSTLMQDSDTARRGGADLQLTSRERDVLELLAHGLSNADIALRLSVSAATVRSHVHHILQKFAVPSRAQAVIAAYGAGVVALATRETERLPELA, encoded by the coding sequence TTGCTGAACGGGCAGGGCGACTTCGAGGTCGTCGGCCAGTGCGGCGCGGTGCAGGAGGCGCTCGGCGCGCTTCCCGACGCTGACGGCGTCGTCGCGGTCGTCTCCGAACTGGGGGACGACTTCGCGACGTTCCGCAGACTGGGCGCGCGGGTCAAGGTGATCACGTTCGCGGAGATCGGGAGCGATTTCCGGCCGGTGGACATCGTGACCCTCAACGCCCGGGCGGTGCTGCCGCCCACGACCACGCCGGACGAACTGGTCCATGCGATCCGGGTGGTCGCCGCGGGCGACATCGTGTTGATGCCGGTGGAGGTGCATCGGCAGGTGTCCACGTTGATGCAGGATTCCGACACCGCCCGCCGAGGCGGTGCCGACCTGCAGCTGACCAGCCGCGAGCGGGACGTGCTGGAACTGCTCGCGCACGGACTGTCCAACGCGGACATCGCGCTTCGGCTGTCGGTGTCCGCGGCGACGGTGCGCTCGCACGTCCACCACATCCTGCAGAAGTTCGCGGTGCCCAGCCGGGCGCAGGCGGTGATCGCGGCATACGGGGCCGGA